Proteins from one Psilocybe cubensis strain MGC-MH-2018 chromosome 11, whole genome shotgun sequence genomic window:
- a CDS encoding Wiskott-Aldrich syndrome protein-like protein 1 (Wiskott-Aldrich syndrome protein homolog 1), which yields MPSQSTLNADEKAKVKSTVPQSSHKILCAALARIYYAYPQPSKWSYAGLQGALVYCIDTTDDTPHFKMVDLDGTRGVIWDHELYSGFELNQDRAFFLSFAGDKCMIGFVFADESEAKLFHKKVKNKKGAKASKPKSEKSKISKGGKIDKSMISGPKSGSFIHVAHMGYDADKGFTSQGVDPSWTALLGNLEGQVGSDVVAREMEYIKSFVRDYSEKQAAQPVAKEPKKPKPPPPPSRGHALNGSVASHTPAGSHAPPPPPPPRSQNGPPPPPSRPTPPSRPQPPRTPVRDPNPEESSPSHAPPPPPVRRPEAPKAGPPPPPARPPPPQTRGGPPPPPPRTQQEPSRPPPPPARPVAAVSTQDHAVAAPPPPPPPPPPPARPEQGFAPPPPPPPPPPPPPADYGTGPPPPPPPPPPPMGDGSDGSAPSLKASLPTPQPGRADLLASIQGAGIGMLRKTTPNSGPGRTASPAQESGSSSTLAAGAAVGAAAGGAAVAAGGGDLTSALAAALLERNKRLGDSDDDDDDDEDWD from the exons ATGCCTTCTCAGTCCACTCTCAATGCTGATGAGAAAGCAAAAGTCAAGAGCACAGTACCACAGTCTTCCCACAAGATTCTTTGCGCCGCCTTAGCCCGAATCTACTATGCCTATCCGCAGCCCAGTAAATGGTCGTATGCTGGCCTGCAGGGTGCTTTGGTGTACTGTATCGATACTACCGATGATACGCCACACTTCAAGATGGTCGATCTCGATGGAACACGCGGAGTGATTTGGGACCATGAGTTGTACAGTGGGTTCGAGCTCAACCAAGACAGAgctttcttcctttcattCGCAGGCGAT AAATGCATGATCGGTTTCGTATTCGCGGACGAATCAGAGGCCAAATTGTTCCACAAAAAGGTGAAAAACAAGAAAGGTGCCAAAGCTT CCAAACCAAAGTCAGAGAAGTCAAAAATCTCCAAGGGTGGAAAGATCGACAAGTCAATGATCTCTGGACCCAAGTCCGGTTCTTTTATTCACGTCGCACACATGGGTTATGACGCAGACAAAGGATTTACCTCGCAAGGCGTAGATCCATCGTGGACAGCTCTTCTGGGAAATTTAGAGGGTCAAGTAGGCTCTGACGTCGTTGCGCGTGAAATGGAATACATCAAGAGCTTTGTGCGCGATTACTCGGAAAAGCAAGCTGCACAACCAGTGGCTAAAGAACCGAAAAAGCCGAAACCACCGCCTCCTCCATCAAGAGGGCATGCATTAAACGGAAGCGTTGCATCCCATACGCCCGCTGGTTCACAtgccccacctccacctccgcctcctcggTCCCAAAAtggtcctcctcctcctccatctcgCCCAACACCTCCCAGCCGCCCCCAGCCTCCACGAACACCCGTGAGAGACCCCAATCCTGAAGAGTCCAGCCCTTCGCAtgctccaccaccaccacctgttCGCCGGCCTGAAGCTCCCAAAGCGGgcccgcctcctcctcctgcgcggccacctccgcctcaaACTAGAGGTGGcccgcctccacctccgccaaGGACACAGCAAGAGCCCTCAAGACCCCCGCCTCCTCCTGCCAGACCTGTGGCAGCAGTTTCCACTCAAGATCACGCTGTTGctgcacctccacctcctccgccgcctccacctcctccagctcGTCCAGAACAAGGAtttgcacctcctcctccgccacctcctccgcccccaccacctcctgcaGATTATGGGACTggaccacctcctcctccaccgcctccaccaccaccaatgGGAGATGGTTCAGACGGTTCCGCTCCGTCATTGAAAGCAAGTCTCCCTACACCGCAACCAGGCCGCGCCGACCTTCTGGCTTCTATACAAGGCGCAGGTATTGGAATGTTACGCAAAACAACCCCCAACTCGGGGCCCGGTCGTACAGCTTCCCCAGCGCAAGAATCCGGTTCGTCTAGCACGTTGGCTGCCGGTGCTGCTGTTGGTGCTGCTGCGGGAggtgctgctgttgctgcagGTGGAGGAGACCTTACGTCCGCTCTCGCGGCTGCACTGTTGGAACGCAACAAGCGCCTTGGTGATagcgacgatgacgatgacgacgatgaagattgGGACTAA
- a CDS encoding hypothetical protein (Uncharacterized protein C11D3.14c): MSGRKTPSNGPDPILLTLFANRFMSVAEAMGRSLQQTSISTNIKERLDFSCALFAPDGDLVANAPFIPIHLGSMSFAVKYQMNLYGGSLKEGDVLMTNSPHAGGSHLPDITIITPVFDSKSKEIIFFTASRGHHADIGGILPGSMPPTSVNIFEEGAEIVSFKIVNGGIFDRDGLIDYMVTKPSQYPGSSGCRNIRDVESDLKAQIAANHKGIQLIHAIVDDYGLETVQEYMYHIRNNAEMSVRNLLKDVAKRAGTNMLSAVDYLDDGSPIQLKVEIDESNGSAVLDFEGTGCEVRGNLNSPISVVHSAVIYCMRAMLDLDIPLNAGCLVPLEIKIPQKSLLAPSRTAAVCGGNVLTSQRIVDVVLKAFHAAAASQGCTNNLTFGAGGKDKDGNSIAGWGYYETIAGGSGAGPGWHGTDGVHTHITNTRIGDVEILERRYPVMLHEFGLRSGSGGVGKWHGGEGVIRSIEFLEPMQVSILSERRTRQPYGLEGGGPGALGRNTWIKKCRQEDGDLDEKSDLRTRNINIGGKATVWMGKGDQLVIETPGGGAWGAPEGTVKSSHEHIKAWEPRGSIAERAAAQAAF, encoded by the exons ATGTCGGGAAGGAAGACTCCTAGCAATGGGCCAGACCCCATCTTGCTCACTCTATTCGCTAATCGATTCATGAGCGTAGCAGAAGCTATGGGTCGGTCGTTGCAACAAACATCGATCAGCACCAATATCAAGGAACGTCTCGACTTTTCCTGTGCTCTTTTCGCTCCAGACGGCGATCTGGTCGCAAATGCACCCTTTATTCCCATCCACCTTGGCTCCATGAGCTT TGCTGTAAAGTATCAGATGAACCTCTACGGAGGCTCACTCAAAGAAGGCGATGTTCTTATGACAAATTCTCCTCATGCCGGTGGATC CCATTTGCCAGATATAACTATCATCACGCCAGTTTTTGACTCTAAATCAAAGGAGATTATATTCTTTACTGCATCACGCGGCCATCATGCAGATATAGGCGGCATTCTACCTGGGTCAATGCCACCCACGTCTGTCAACATCTTTGAAGAAGGAGCTGAAATCGTCAGCTTCAAGATAGTCAATGGAGGCATTTTTGATAGAGATGGTCTGATCGACTATATGGTCACAAAGCCTAGCCAGTATCCTGGAAGCTCGGGCTGCCGCAACATCCGCGATGTAGAGAGTGATTTGAAAGCG CAAATAGCAGCGAACCACAAAGGAATTCAATTGATTCATGCTA TTGTCGACGACTATGGACTCGAGACCGTGCAAGAATATATGTACCATATCCGCAATAACGCAGAAATGTCTGTCCGAAATCTATTAAAGGATGTTGCAAAGCGCGCTGGTACAAATATGCTATCCGCGGTTGACTATCTTGATGATGGATCACCA ATTCAATTAAAAGTAGAAATTGATGAATCCAATGGTTCTGCAGTGCTGGACTTTGAAGGAACTGGATGTGAAGTCCGTGGAAATCTCAACTCGCCAATCTCTGTAGTCCATTCAGCAGTAATTTATTGCATGCGAGCTATGCTTGATCTTGATATTCCACTAAATGCAGGGTGTCTCGTCCCACTTGAAA TTAAAATTCCCCAGAAATCTCTCTTGGCACCTTCTCGCACAGCTGCGGTTTGTGGAGGGAATGTGCTGACTTCTCAACGTATTGTTGATGTCGTTCTCAAAGCCTTCCATGCTGCGGCTGCCAGTCAGGGGTGTACGAA CAACCTCACTTTCGGAGCCGGCGGCAAGGACAAAGACGGAAACAGTATAGCGGGTTGGGGCTACTATGAG ACAATCGCAGGTGGATCTGGAGCAGGACCTGGCTGGCATGGCACAGATGGTGTCCACACTCATATCACGAACACTCGCATTGGTGACGTAGAAATTCTGGAGAGAAGATATCCCGTCATGCTCCATGAGTTTGGACTTCGCTCTGGCTCTGGAGGGGTCGGTAAATGGCATGGTGGGGAAGGTGTAATCCGTTCTATTGAATTCCTGGAGCCAATGCAAGTATCTATACTATCTGAA CGACGCACACGACAGCCATATGGTCTGGAAGGCGGCGGTCCCGGCGCATTAGGGCGAAATACCTGGATCAAGAAGTGTCGTCAAGAAGATGGCGACTTGGACGAAAAATCTGATTTACGCACACGAAACATTAACATTGGTGGAAAGGCTACTGTATGGATGGGCAAAGGCGATCAATTGGTGATTGAAACCCCGGGAGGTGGTGCATGGGGTGCCCCCGAGGGCACTGTGAAATCCTCACACGAACACATTAAAGCCTGGGAACCTCGTGGATCTATTGCTGAGCGTGCAGCTGCGCAAGCCGCTTTCTAA
- a CDS encoding Protein mlo2 gives MASTLSEYLDSQDELVKEAALALPHQFSQCTYSLGPLRQAVYLCTTCPEARGLCAACSVACHTDHEQVELCGRPYDPKTELETMIQCLACEDWFHESCCNLRERPSSRANTPEQSGNEIGGDAASETSSSGLPPPLITGDEYESFVCGSCTSRNPTLKRWAGTCGAMMVVRDTPSDPWRRLNGPSKVGAELIQIDDPQSATFVLGTKRPLSPSAGEGPETKRVKNISDETISTTPSCLAPDPVPLAQKIFAEMESRESAPSLGAGDVFFTLGFKERWCQCDLCFPPLKMEPYLLHDEETYEPPEDPDSGLSLEELGMRALSRLPRDKAIDGIHAFNEMRNDLVKFLRPFAQDGKVVNETDVRDFFASLKEAAKKGRE, from the exons ATGGCCTCCACTCTTTCGGAATACCTTGACTCTCAGGACGAATTGGTCAAAGAGGCTGCGCTTGCTCTCCCACATCAGTTTTCTCAATGTACCTACTCCTTGGGGCCCCTCAG ACAAGCGGTGTATCTTTGTACAACGTGTCCAGAGGCTCGCGGACTATGCGCTGCTTGTTCAGTAGCCTGCCATACTGATCATGAGCAAGTCGAACT GTGCGGGCGGCCTTACGATCCCAAGACGGAGTTAGAGACCATGATTCAATGTCTTGCTTGCGAA GATTGGTTTCACGAGTCATGTTGCAACCTTCGTGAAAGACCAAGTTCGAGAGCTAACACCCCGGAA CAATCCGGTAACGAAATAGGTGGAGACGCGGCATCAGAAACTTCGTCTTCGGGTCTTCCTCCACCTCTCATCACCGGTGACGAGTATGAGAGTTTTGTTTGTGGTTCTTGCACCTCTCGGAATCCTACCTTAAAACGTTGGGCGGGAACTTGCGGCGCTATGATGGTTGTTCGTGACACGCCTTCGGACCCATGGCGCCGCCTGAATGGTCCGTCCAAGGTAGGAGCAGAGCTTATTCAAATAGATGACCCCCAATCTGCAACTTTTGTTCTCGGGACTAAACGCCCTTTGTCTCCTTCGGCTGGGGAAGGACCGGAAACGAAACGCGTGAAAAACATCTCTGATGAGACAATTTCCACAACTCCATCGTGTCTTGCACCAGACCCTGTACCTTTGGCGCAAAAGATATTCGCAGAAATGGAATCGAGGGAGTCAGCTCCCTCTTTAGGCGCTGGTGATGTGTTTTTCACACTTGGATTTAAGGAAAGATGGTGCCAATGCGACTTG TGTTTTCCACCTTTAAAAATGGAACCCTATCTTCTACACGACGAAGAGACATACGAACCACCAGAGGATCCCGATTCAG GACTATCTCTCGAAGAGTTGGGTATGCGCGCACTGTCGCGATTACCACGCGACAAGGCCATAGATGGAATACATGCTTTCAATGAAATGAG GAACGATCTGGTGAAATTCCTGCGCCCGTTTGCACAAGACGGAAAAGTGGTGAACGAAACCGATGTCCGGGACTTTTTTGCTTCTTTGAAAGAGGCTGCAAAGAAAGGCCGCGAATGA
- a CDS encoding Acyl-coenzyme A oxidase-like protein, whose amino-acid sequence MNNQLYQHPLFTVRSELLSPDEQVSLSYQRAKLVMQTYRLTAQDIQFCSPRFWQLICDPILSLDIAMFTILAAHIGLAIGTLSCHLKARPDLRPLVQRLLRFETVGLYLLTERGHGLDSFNIETTATKTPDGYILHTPREEAAKFMPASTPKFNIPKVALVMARLIVDGEDRGCRFFIVPICNEKEMYRGVQSTRLPTRSGTGPLDFSITTFNQVHLPPTALVASDIMNISKPARPLEAWWNEIWRIQLGTMAVPAPWITAIKSVAFIGGKYSIRRCILGKNDIPMPIISFRTQQWPIAHATAVGMVMANWYPTAVQDAMANSDHRLRHAMSVVIKTTVCRHFQRCVPEVAERCGAQGTFAQNYMAKIENDGKGVIIAEGDVLTLCIRLFSELLQGHFELPLPDPSESLLAHHAASILQENHDLFLSLKCEHRSDSFNFLILPQSEKVIEAIGHAMAYSAAAKAGLPKPILDVYESAIIRQDPAWYSEQGGLTRMEQRIREEAAVSSFMVHLDDFLEQLDVENYVSAPIVSDHAWKSYLEELTTYSGNAIPSVERLQAVL is encoded by the exons ATGAACAACCAACTTTACCAGCATCCACTCTTCACCGTCAGGTCAGAGCTCTTGAGCCCTGATGAACAAGTATCCTTGTCATATCAGCGCGCAAAGCTCGTTATGCAAACATACC GTCTCACTGCACAAGATATCCAATTTTGCTCGCCTAGATTTTGGCAACTGATATGCGACCCAATCCTCTCACTCGACATCGCTATGTTTACCATCCTAGCCGCTCACATCGGTCTGGCTATCGGTACATTATCCTGTCATTTAAAGGCCCGGCCCGACCTCAGGCCTCTTGTTCAACGCCTTCTGAGGTTTGAAACTGTCGGCCTGTACCTTCTAACCGAAAGGGGTCACGGTCTTGATTCTTTCAACATTGAGACTACCGCAACGAAAACTCCGGACGGCTACATCTTACATACACCACGCGAAGAAGCAGCCAA ATTTATGCCCGCTTCGACGCCAAAGTTCAACATTCCTAAAGTTGCTCTTGTTATGGCTCGGCTGATAGTCGACGGTGAAGATCGCGGCTGTCGCTTTTTCATAGTTCCAATTTGCAACGAAAAAGAGATGTATCGCGGTGTTCAATCCACCAGGCTTCCAACACGAAGCGGAACCGGCCCTTTGGACTTCTCCATTACAACCTTCAATCAAGTCCACCTTCCTCCAACAGCCCTTGTTGCCTCTGACATCATGAACATTTCAAAGCCTGCCCGGCCACTCGAAGCATGGTGGAACGAAATTTGGCGAATCCAACTTGGCACCATGGCTGTTCCCGCTCCCTGGATTACAGCTATCAAGTCTGTGGCCTTTATCGGCGGCAAGTACTCTATACGACGGTGCATTCTCGGCAAAAACGACATTCCTATGCCGATCATTTCATTCCGTACTCAGCAATGGCCAATTGCTCATGCCACAGCCGTCGGAATGGTGATGGCCAACTGGTACCCGACTGCTGTCCAAGACGCAATGGCAAACAGCGATCATCGACTTCGTCATGCTATGTCCGTTGTCATTAAAACCACCGTCTGCCGGCATTTCCAGCGGTGTGTACCGGAAGTCGCTGAACGATGTGGTGCCCAAGGTACTTTCGCCCAGAATTATATGGCGAAGATAGAG AACGATGGAAAAGGTGTGATCATTGCCGAAGGGGATGTCCTTACCCTCTGTATTCGACTGTTCTCGGAGTTACTTCAAGGCCACTTTGAACTCCCACTTCCCGATCCATCAGAATCGTTGCTTGCGCATCACGCTGCCTCAATTTTACAAGAGAACCACGACCTATTCCTCTCTCTCAAATGCGAACATCGCAGTGATTCATTTAATTTCCTCATCCTGCCCCAGTCAGAAAAGGTCATCGAAGCCATTGGTCATGCGATGGCCTATTCAGCCGCGGCCAAAGCAGGCCTTCCGAAGCCAATCCTTGATGTGTACGAATCTGCGATTATCCGGCAAGATCCCGCCTGGTACTCAGAGCAAGGCGGCCTGACGCGAATGGAGCAACGAATTCGCGAAGAGGCTGCTGTTTCGTCATTTATGGTTCACCTGGACGATTTCCTCGAGCAACTGGATGTTGAAAATTACGTCTCTGCCCCAATCGTCTCTGACCATGCGTGGAAGTCCTATCTAGAAGAACTCACGACATATTCGGGCAATGCAATTCCTTCGGTGGAACGACTCCAGGCCGTCCTGTAA
- a CDS encoding Aspyridones efflux protein apdF → MEGRLSSKNDFPSSETSSRGSSSLHSPITDPCASKEMVVDVEVQALPTLGNDTGSNAVQTPSFPEGGLRAWLTVIGGTMVTFCTFGVVQSFGVYQDYYSRTSLSERSSSEISLIGSMQVFLVFAIGLPAGRLFDAGYFHHCLLTGSVIYIFSIFMLSIAEPHHYYQNLLSQGVGMGLGMGMMFLPSLTITSHYFRVKRSMAMGIVIAGSSLGGVVYPVLLNNIFQRSSGFQWGVRGVAFMDLGFLIIANSIMRTRLPPKKAQDGSGATFRKVLSDIPFLIYILGSFLVFWGIFVPFFYLQLYASTHGVDAMFTKYSITVMNAASVFGRTVPNFMGDIYGPLNIMIPSALITAGLIFGMFGAKSVAGVAIFGVFYGFFSGGLVSLVAPGVASFVTQRDLSDLGIRIGMVSFSLSFALLTGNPIAGALLTSHRHWSRPLIFAAVVVFMGAACFMSVWKPITRRRGHKRV, encoded by the exons ATGGAAGGCCGACTATCCAGCAAAAACGACTTCCCCTCGTCAGAGACCTCCAGCAGGGGCAGCAGTAGCCTTCATTCACCGATTACCGACCCCTGCGCGTCGAAGGAGATGGTGGTAGATGTGGAGGTACAGGCACTGCCAACACTTGGGAATGATACTGGTTCAAACGCGGTACAAACACCTTCTTTTCCTGAAGGTGGCCTACGCGCATGGCTGACGGTAATTGGGGG CACGATGGTCACTTTTTGCACTTTTGGTGTTGTGCAGTCGTTTGGCGTCTATCAGGACTACTATAGC CGCACATCCCTCAGCGAACGCTCGTCGTCTGAAATCAGCTTGATTGGATCGATGCAAGTCTTCCTGGTTTTCGCTATCGGGCTCCCTGCCGGACGATTATTCGACGCTGGATACTTCCATCACTGTCTCCTCACTGGTTCTGTCATCTATATTTTCTC GATCTTTATGCTGTCCATCGCGGAGCCTCATCATTACTATCAAAACCTACTCTCGCAGGGCGTTGGGATGGGactgggaatgggaatgatgTTTCTGCCATCCCTCACCATTACATCACACTATTTTCGGGTAAAGCGATCAATGGCTATGGGAATTGTGATTGCAG GGTCGAGTCTCGGTGGCGTTGTTTATCCAGTATTGCTAAACAACATATTCCAAAGGAGCTCAGGGTTCCAGTGGGGAGTAAG GGGTGTGGCATTCATGGACCTTGGTTTCCTTATTATCGCGAACTCAATCATGCGAACTCGCCTTCCTCCGAAAAAAGCACAGGACGGGAGCGGAGCCACTTTCAGAAAGGTGTTGTCAGACATACCTTTCCTTATTTATATCCTCGGGTCGTTTTTG GTATTCTGGGGCATCTTCGTACCCT TCTTCTATCTGCAGCTATACGCCTCCACGCATGGTGTCGATGCCATGTTCACGAAATACTCA ATCACAGTGATGAACGCGGCGTCGGTGTTTGGAAGGACTGTCCCAAATTTCATGGGAGACATCTATGGCCCGTTGAATA TCATGATTCCCTCTGCTCTCATTACTGCTGGTCTTATCTTCGGTATGTTTGGAGCAAAGAGTGTTGCCGGTGTAGCGATCTTTGGTGTATTCTATGGCTTTTTTTCTGGAGGCC TCGTGTCTTTGGTGGCTCCGGGTGTTGCATCTTTCGTGACTCAGCGAGATTTATCTGATCTTGG AATCCGCATTGGCATGGTGTCTTTTTCCCTGTCATTTGCATTGCTCACGGGCAACCCTATTGCTGGCGCACTTCTTACTTCCCACAGACATTGGTCTAGACCACTGATCTTTGCAGCA GTGGTGGTCTTCATGGGCGCTGCCTGCTTTATGTCTGTGTGGAAACCAATCACAAGAAGACGAGGGCATAAAAGGGTTTGA
- a CDS encoding FAD-dependent monooxygenase OpS4: MNVRCPPSMTRVLHQWGLKNEIDEMAQVCDRINWYSGPNAEPLGSLILEHFVRDVAANLCFLEHGRLHDLFLKLAKNQGVDIKYNSRVIGADSETGYVSLENGEQVYGDVIIAADGYNSAMRDIVVGEENNTNPEKTLILSFGLPSCVLQGDPELQSVVDSNATSYWLGDGYFCVGNLLNKDRDFAGVVSQKYSGSREVGDWTTAEDIGQTNIDFGKLDTRASVDSLVCENSRIALVGGAAHPLLYGANHNHALGFEDAQALGCLFSRLQCKDQVSQLLTAYNEIRQPWSQFALAHTYRHHQLLRLPVGPEQQARDALMRPTMRRLGDAAAAAAVPDGSIDEPLFRRVWGGDLQLFAYDARERVEDWWSKWGASIVKKSSMATLVVPRVQVSVSTKTE; encoded by the exons ATGAATGTCCG GTGTCCTCCCAGCATGACCAGAGTGTTGCACCAGTGGGGCCTGAAAAATGAGATCGATGAAATGGCGCAGGTTTGCGACAG AATCAACTGGTACTCTGGTCCCAATGCCGAACCACTGGGTTCACTTATTCTCGAACACTTCGTCAGAGATGTCGCGGCCAACCTTTGTTTCCTTGAG CATGGACGACTGCATGACTTGTTCCTCAAGTTGGCTAAGAACCAAGGAGTGGATATCAAATACAATTCGAGGGTAATAGGCGCCGACTCAGAAACAGGCTATGTGTCGTTGGAGAATGGCGAACAGGTGTATGGTGATGTAATTATAGCCGCAGATGGTTATAACAGCGCCATGCGTGATATTGTTGTGGGAGAGGAGAACAACACGAATCCGGAGAAAACGCTCATTTTGTCGTTTGGCTTGCCATCCTGTGTGTTACAAGGCGATCCAGAGCTACAATCGGTCGTGGATTCTAATGCA ACGTCGTATTGGCTTGGAGATGGTTATTTCTGTGTTGGAAATTTGCTA AACAAAGACCGTGATTTCGCTGGGGTGGTATCTCAGAAATATAGCGGTTCACGAGAAGTCGGCGACTGGACCACAGCTGAGGATATCGGTCAAACTAACATTGATTTTGGGAAACTGGACACAAG GGCAAGCGTAGACAGCCTGGTATGCGAAAATTCAAGAATAGCTCTTGTCGGGGGCGCCGCGCATCCGTTACTG TATGGTGCCAACCACAATCACGCACTGGGATTTGAAGATGCCCAAGCACTCGGATGCCTGTTCTCGCGGTTGCAATGCAAAGACCAAGTTTCACAGCTCTTGACGGCTTACAACGAGATCCGACAACCATGGTCCCAATTTGCTCTCGCGCACACATATAGACACCATCAGCTGCTGAGGCTCCCTGTCGGCCCGGAACAGCAGGCGAGGGACGCGTTGATGCGCCCGACGATGAGGCGTCTGGGCgatgccgccgccgccgccgccgtgcCGGACGGCAGTATCGACGAGCCGCTGTTCAGGCGCGTGTGGGGAGGGGATTTGCAGCTGTTCGCGTATGATGCGAGAGAGAGGGTGGAGGACTGGTGGAGCAAATGGGGGGCGTCTATTGTGAAGAAGTCGAGTATGGCCACCTTGGTCGTGCCCCGGGTGCAGGTTTCGGTGTCGACCAAGACGGAGTGA
- a CDS encoding SNAP receptor, synaptobrevin, with protein MSVIVPLRPLSTSEPYDPYVPRDGSGPSAGPSQGNAKTAAIQAQIDDTVGIMRENITKVAERGERLDSLQDKTDNLAVSAQGFRRGANRVRKNMW; from the exons ATGTCCGTCATCGTTCCTCTTCGCCCTCTCTCTAC GTCTGAACCTTACGACCCATATGTCCCCCGCGACGGCTCCGGCCCCAGTGCAGGCCCCAGCCAGGGAAACGCAAAGACCGCCGCAATCCAGGCGCAGATTGACGATACCGTAGGAATTATGAGGGAGAACATCACCAAAGTCGCAGAGCGAGGAGAGAGGCTGGACTCGTTGCAGGACAAGACGG ACAACTTGGCCGTTTCGGCACAAGGCTTCCGACGCGGTGCGAACCGTGTACGCAAG AATATGTGGTAA